A single region of the bacterium genome encodes:
- a CDS encoding UPF0175 family protein has product MASICVEIPEEISVGIRIPKEELPSQIKKIVALELYRRKAISLGKACQLAEISKWEFFELNEKMQIPLYYDQEDWERDKKIAEKEGKK; this is encoded by the coding sequence ATGGCATCAATTTGTGTAGAGATACCTGAGGAGATCTCTGTGGGTATAAGGATACCTAAGGAAGAACTTCCTTCACAGATAAAGAAGATAGTAGCATTAGAGCTATATAGAAGAAAGGCTATTTCTTTAGGAAAGGCATGTCAGTTAGCAGAAATCTCAAAATGGGAGTTCTTTGAGTTAAATGAAAAAATGCAAATACCCCTTTACTACGACCAGGAAGACTGGGAAAGGGACAAAAAGATAGCAGAAAAAGAGGGGAAGAAATGA
- a CDS encoding mechanosensitive ion channel family protein — MEKILSWLVQRSVEIVIPASIFLVILITGYLLRKFLFNRVSHWAKKTSTNIDDIIIQATKGPFIIWCLMLGIYFSLEYSKLPDDIVHIAGKILLTLGIASITLVLANISTKLIKIYSPKIEAALPVTSLTQNITRIVIFGIGILIILNSLGISITPILATLGVGGLAVALALQDTLSNLFSGFHIIVSKQVRVGDYVKLDSGEEGYVTDITWRTTKIKMLPNNVVLVPNEKLTKVIVTNYYLPDKEMAVLVNLGVHYNSNLKEVEKITCEVAKEVMEKVQGGVPEFEPFIRYNAFGDFSINFTVILRAKEFVDQYLIKHEFIKRLHERYNKEGIIIPYPIRAINYKQEKGNEAN; from the coding sequence ATGGAGAAAATTTTAAGCTGGTTGGTTCAAAGGTCTGTGGAAATAGTAATTCCGGCAAGTATATTTCTGGTTATTTTGATTACAGGATACCTCTTGAGAAAATTTCTCTTTAACCGTGTTTCTCATTGGGCAAAGAAAACATCTACAAATATAGATGATATTATCATCCAGGCAACCAAAGGCCCATTTATTATTTGGTGTTTGATGTTGGGTATCTATTTTAGCCTAGAATATTCCAAACTTCCTGATGATATAGTTCATATTGCTGGAAAGATTTTACTGACCTTAGGTATTGCTTCTATAACCTTGGTCTTGGCAAATATATCTACAAAATTAATAAAAATATACTCTCCTAAAATAGAGGCAGCTTTACCTGTCACGAGCCTTACCCAGAATATCACGCGTATCGTTATTTTTGGTATAGGGATTTTAATTATTCTTAATAGCTTAGGCATTTCAATAACGCCGATATTAGCTACCTTAGGAGTAGGTGGTCTTGCCGTTGCCTTGGCTTTACAGGATACCCTTTCCAATCTTTTTTCCGGATTTCATATTATTGTATCTAAACAAGTTAGGGTTGGTGATTATGTAAAATTAGATTCCGGGGAAGAGGGTTATGTTACCGATATTACCTGGCGCACAACCAAGATAAAGATGCTCCCCAATAATGTTGTCTTGGTTCCTAATGAGAAACTAACCAAAGTTATTGTAACTAACTATTATTTGCCGGATAAGGAAATGGCAGTTTTGGTGAATTTAGGCGTCCATTATAATAGCAACCTAAAGGAGGTTGAAAAAATAACCTGCGAAGTCGCAAAAGAGGTAATGGAAAAAGTGCAAGGAGGCGTGCCAGAGTTTGAACCATTTATCCGGTATAACGCATTTGGCGATTTTAGCATCAATTTTACAGTCATTTTAAGAGCAAAAGAATTTGTGGATCAATATTTGATTAAACACGAATTTATCAAAAGACTACATGAGCGTTATAATAAAGAGGGCATAATTATTCCCTATCCTATCCGAGCAATAAATTACAAACAGGAGAAAGGGAATGAGGCGAATTAA
- a CDS encoding trehalose-6-phosphate synthase: MVIWLREKLHTYAKKDLSGALILSQFTGAARELTDAVLINPYAIEEFAEAIKLTLEMPIDEKKRRMENMRKVISENNVYRWAGNIITELATLKKAL; this comes from the coding sequence ATGGTAATTTGGTTAAGAGAGAAGCTACACACGTACGCAAAAAAAGATTTATCAGGTGCGCTTATTTTAAGTCAATTTACCGGTGCAGCAAGGGAATTGACCGATGCGGTTTTGATAAATCCTTATGCCATTGAAGAATTTGCCGAGGCAATAAAGCTTACTTTGGAAATGCCAATAGATGAAAAGAAAAGGCGTATGGAGAATATGAGAAAGGTTATTTCTGAAAATAATGTCTACCGCTGGGCCGGTAATATCATTACCGAGCTGGCCACCTTGAAAAAGGCTTTATAA
- a CDS encoding trehalose-6-phosphate synthase: MEDTIIKEGLGLKNKIIGVGVDRIDYTKGLIEKVLAIDRFFEKYPNYKKKMVFIQLAAPSRVHIKRMCLAR; the protein is encoded by the coding sequence ATGGAAGATACTATAATTAAAGAGGGGTTAGGGTTAAAGAATAAAATTATCGGCGTAGGGGTTGATCGGATTGATTATACCAAAGGTCTCATTGAAAAGGTACTTGCAATTGATAGATTTTTTGAAAAATATCCGAATTATAAGAAGAAAATGGTATTTATCCAGCTTGCTGCACCCAGCCGTGTTCATATAAAACGTATGTGTTTAGCTAGGTGA